In the genome of Drosophila subpulchrella strain 33 F10 #4 breed RU33 chromosome 2L, RU_Dsub_v1.1 Primary Assembly, whole genome shotgun sequence, one region contains:
- the LOC119547043 gene encoding uncharacterized protein LOC119547043 isoform X3, producing the protein MMKFVQILLCYGLLLTLLFALSEARPSAGETGPDSEGLDGQEVEEVRGAYGGGYEMPAQAIYPNIPMDRLQMLFAQYRPTAYLRSPTYGNVNELYRLPESKRQVRYRQCYFNPISCFRK; encoded by the exons ATGATGAAATTTGTGCAGATATTATTGTGCTACGGCCTGCTCCTGACCCTGCTCTTTGCCCTCAGCGAGGCCCGTCCCTCGGCAGGCGAAACAGGACCG GATTCGGAGGGACTTGATGGTCAGGAGGTCGAGGAGGTGCGAGGAGCCTACGGAGGAGGTTACGAGATGCCAGCCCAGGCCATCTATCCCAACATTCCGATGGACCGGCTGCAGATGCTCTTTGCTCAGTACAGACCCAC CGCCTATTTGAGGAGTCCCACCTATGGCAATGTGAACGAACTCTATCGGCTGCCGGAGAGCAAACGTCAAGTTAGATACAGGCAGTGCTACTTCAACCCCATCTCCTGCTTTAGGAAGTAA
- the LOC119546149 gene encoding uncharacterized protein LOC119546149: MQHQPGQRAVEAARRQSARKRSPRSPTRSRNEGCPAGRTYHLPALLIILLVLVQNFELHMCRQLMRYPGDKRSPDKLLSIGGSAAGEVTSPGAHSTPADGKRADGRSAPSQPEEIFSAPADEGYDEYPMVVPKRAALLLDRLMVALHHALEQERSEQRIGEFFGDKNILNGKFGEFHNGLEPHQVREDGMYSDDDAGTMLDYDFKDLNQINRATGETRRAGADRSGTSANSGSPSGPRRIQPSGSGGGRAYWRCYFNAVSCF; the protein is encoded by the exons ATGCAACACCAACCTGGGCAGAGAGCAGTGGAGGCTGCCAGGCGCCAATCTGCCAGGAAGAGGAGTCCGAGGAGTCCCACCAGGAGCAGGAACGAGGGCTGCCCGGCCGGCAGAACCTATCACCTGCCAGCCTTGTTGATTATCCTGCTCGTTCTCGTCCAGAACTTCGAGCTGCACATGTGCCGGCAATTGATGAGGTACCCGGGCGACAAACGATCCCCGGACAAGCTGCTCTCCATCGGCGGCAGTGCAGCCGGGGAGGTGACATCGCCGGGGGCGCACTCCACTCCGGCGGATGGCAAGCGGGCGGACGGAAGGTCGGCGCCCAGCCAGCCGGAGGAGATTTTCAGCGCCCCAGCCGACGAGGGCTACGACGAGTATCCG ATGGTGGTCCCAAAGCGAGCAGCCTTACTTCTGGATCGACTGATGGTTGCATTGCATCACGCCCTCGAACAAGAGCGAAGTGAGCAAAGAATCGGCGAATTCTTCGGAGACAAGAACATTCTGAATGGTAAATTTGGCGAATTTCACAACGGATTGGAGCCTCATCAAGTGAGGGAGGATG GGATGTACAGCGACGATGATGCGGGAACAATGTTGGATTATGATTTCAAAGATTTGAACCAGATCAATCGCGCCACTGGCGAAACA AGAAGAGCGGGCGCAGATCGATCTGGAACCTCCGCCAATTCCGGTTCCCCATCTGGTCCCCGGCGTATCCAACCATCCGGATCCGGCGGTGGCCGAGCGTACTGGCGTTGCTATTTCAATGCCGTCAGCTGTTTTTGA
- the LOC119548168 gene encoding uncharacterized protein LOC119548168 — MSSSKLALLILVIACLVLIAWARPRSRSSLYNEVNSLPAERRMSNEIMDQISPMRRPHKREFFPKRRSFDSPKMLMSRSPFLERFYNHPAPEMALGGWNYFDNDVLPLSTFEILEPESLF; from the coding sequence ATGTCGAGCTCTAAACTTGCCCTTCTTATCCTGGTCATCGCCTGCTTGGTCCTCATCGCTTGGGCACGACCTAGGTCGAGGTCATCACTGTACAATGAGGTCAATTCCTTGCCGGCGGAGAGGAGGATGAGCAACGAAATCATGGACCAGATATCACCCATGAGGAGGCCGCATAAGAGGGAATTCTTCCCGAAGAGGCGCTCCTTCGACAGCCCAAAGATGTTGATGTCCCGGAGCCCCTTCCTAGAGCGTTTCTACAATCATCCGGCACCCGAGATGGCTCTAGGTGGATGGAACTATTTTGACAATGACGTTCTTCCGCTGTCCACATTCGAGATCCTGGAACCAGAATCTTTATTTTAG
- the LOC119548745 gene encoding uncharacterized protein LOC119548745: MQIVRYLIALVFSVFMVATSLKIEERYRRCNGYKISTPDRLVIKMERRGVKCQSKNLEKRRLHI; this comes from the coding sequence ATGCAAATTGTTCGCTATCTAATCGCCTTGGTCTTCTCCGTTTTCATGGTGGCCACATCGCTGAAGATCGAAGAGCGCTACCGGCGGTGCAATGGCTACAAGATATCCACCCCGGATCGATTGGTCATCAAAATGGAACGTCGGGGTGTAAAGTGCCAGTCCAAAAACCTGGAGAAGAGGCGTTTacacatttaa
- the LOC119547043 gene encoding uncharacterized protein LOC119547043 isoform X1, with translation MMKFVQILLCYGLLLTLLFALSEARPSAGETGPDSEGLDGQEVEEVRGAYGGGYEMPAQAIYPNIPMDRLQMLFAQYRPTSYSAYLRSPTYGNVNELYRLPESKRQVRYRQCYFNPISCFRK, from the exons ATGATGAAATTTGTGCAGATATTATTGTGCTACGGCCTGCTCCTGACCCTGCTCTTTGCCCTCAGCGAGGCCCGTCCCTCGGCAGGCGAAACAGGACCG GATTCGGAGGGACTTGATGGTCAGGAGGTCGAGGAGGTGCGAGGAGCCTACGGAGGAGGTTACGAGATGCCAGCCCAGGCCATCTATCCCAACATTCCGATGGACCGGCTGCAGATGCTCTTTGCTCAGTACAGACCCAC CAGTTACAGCGCCTATTTGAGGAGTCCCACCTATGGCAATGTGAACGAACTCTATCGGCTGCCGGAGAGCAAACGTCAAGTTAGATACAGGCAGTGCTACTTCAACCCCATCTCCTGCTTTAGGAAGTAA
- the LOC119547043 gene encoding uncharacterized protein LOC119547043 isoform X2, whose translation MMKFVQILLCYGLLLTLLFALSEARPSAGETGPDSEGLDGQEVEEVRGAYGGGYEMPAQAIYPNIPMDRLQMLFAQYRPTYSAYLRSPTYGNVNELYRLPESKRQVRYRQCYFNPISCFRK comes from the exons ATGATGAAATTTGTGCAGATATTATTGTGCTACGGCCTGCTCCTGACCCTGCTCTTTGCCCTCAGCGAGGCCCGTCCCTCGGCAGGCGAAACAGGACCG GATTCGGAGGGACTTGATGGTCAGGAGGTCGAGGAGGTGCGAGGAGCCTACGGAGGAGGTTACGAGATGCCAGCCCAGGCCATCTATCCCAACATTCCGATGGACCGGCTGCAGATGCTCTTTGCTCAGTACAGACCCAC TTACAGCGCCTATTTGAGGAGTCCCACCTATGGCAATGTGAACGAACTCTATCGGCTGCCGGAGAGCAAACGTCAAGTTAGATACAGGCAGTGCTACTTCAACCCCATCTCCTGCTTTAGGAAGTAA